The DNA segment AGCGATGTCGAAAGGGAATTCTGCCATTCGCGTGACAAAGCTGTGGTGATGTTGTTCCGCCAGCACGGTGGTGGGGACAAGGACTGCGACTTGGAATCCGCTGTCGACCGCCTTGAAAGCGGCCCGCATCGCGACTTCCGTTTTTCCGTAACCGACGTCGCCGCAAATCAGGCGGTCCATCGGCCGCGGTTGCTGCATGTCCTCTTTTAAGGCTTCGATCGCGAGCAATTGATCGGGGGTTTCGGTGTACGGAAAGATTGCGTCGAATTGGTGTTGCCAGTGACTGTCGACGTCAAAGACCAGGCCGACACGTGAGGACCGCACGGCTTGGACCTCAAGCAGTTCCGAGGCCATGTCATGGACGGCGGCTTCGGCTGATTTCCGGTTCTTCGCCCAAGAGACGCCGCCGATTTTTGCTAGGCGTGGGCGAGTCTTACTGCCGCCGACGTATCGCTGGATTAAACCGATCCGAGCCGCCGGGACGTAGATCGTCGTCCCCCCAGCAAATTCGATCACTAGGTGTTCTTGCCCGTGGCCCCCTTTTTCGATCAGCTCCATTCCGCGATAGAGGCCGATACCGTGTGACAGGTGGACCACCAAATCGCTTGGCTTCAGTTGCTGGAAGCTATCGATGGGTTTTCCGCGGACGCGGGTTTTGACGCGGCGGACGGGGCTGCGATGAAACAGTTCCGCGCCGGTCAGCAGGAGGACTTCGGCGGCGGTTAAGCGAAAGCCACTGCTGAGAGAAGCCACCGTAACGGTCAGTCGACCATGCTGGGCGGCTTGGGTGGGACGTAGCAGTTCGCTAAGTCGTTCGGCTTCCGCCGCGGTATCGCCGACCACGATCACACGGTGACCTGCGGCGACGGTGTCGATCCGTTCTTGGACGTGTTCTAGGTTGCCGATAAAACTATCGACGGAACTGGTCCGAAGCGGAAAAAGGTTGTCCGCATCGCCGGGGGCCAGTTCGCAGGCCAAGCCGACGCGATGCCCGGCGAAGGATCCGACCAGTTCGGGCCAGTCCCCAAAGTGATTTTCGTTGCCCGCGCGATGAAGCAGGGTGGCTGCTGACTGTTGGCAGCGTTCAGGGTCGACGATCAGGATCGCGGCATCGGGGGAAAGGAAATCGATCAATCGGCCGGGACTGGCGATCGCGGCGCCGACAGCGGCCAAATCGATTTCCGTTAGAACTTCCGTGCTCCGCTGGCTAGCGGGGTCAAAGCGGCGGATCGATTCGATTTCGTCGTCAAATAATTCGATGCGGACCGGCAGGGGCTGGTCGGGGGAGTAGATGTCCAGGATCCCGCCACGCTGACAAAATTCTCCCGGCAGGTCGACCGCGGTGGCGGGGTGAAATCCGGCTTCGGCCAGCCATTGACGTGTCCCTTCCAGATCGAGGGTTTGGCCAACTTTTAGGGTTCGAGTGGCGGTCGCGATCGCGTTGGGGCTGGGGACCTTTTGCATCGCGGCGCCGACGTAGGCGGTCACGATCAACGGTTCCTTGTCTTTGCCCTCAACGGACTGCCGCATCCGTTGGAGGACCTGCAGTCGTTCGGCGAAATCGGCGTCGCGGATGGAGTCAGGAGCCTGCGAATTCGCGGAAAGAGGCAGGGAGCAAACGTTGGTCGCTCCGAACGCTACCAGGTCCCCCGCGACGATGTCGGCATCAACCGCCTGGGGCAGAAGCACCAGCACGGCAGGACAATGGCCGGAAATGGCCGTTGCCAAGAGAGCCCGCAAACTGTCTTGGACCCCTTCAAACCAAAGGTCGGTCCCTGGTTTCCAGTTTTTCAGCGGCGCAGCAAGCCCG comes from the Roseimaritima multifibrata genome and includes:
- the mfd gene encoding transcription-repair coupling factor, yielding MNKKASPQQVSLTQLPSLLVKGAGLAAPLKNWKPGTDLWFEGVQDSLRALLATAISGHCPAVLVLLPQAVDADIVAGDLVAFGATNVCSLPLSANSQAPDSIRDADFAERLQVLQRMRQSVEGKDKEPLIVTAYVGAAMQKVPSPNAIATATRTLKVGQTLDLEGTRQWLAEAGFHPATAVDLPGEFCQRGGILDIYSPDQPLPVRIELFDDEIESIRRFDPASQRSTEVLTEIDLAAVGAAIASPGRLIDFLSPDAAILIVDPERCQQSAATLLHRAGNENHFGDWPELVGSFAGHRVGLACELAPGDADNLFPLRTSSVDSFIGNLEHVQERIDTVAAGHRVIVVGDTAAEAERLSELLRPTQAAQHGRLTVTVASLSSGFRLTAAEVLLLTGAELFHRSPVRRVKTRVRGKPIDSFQQLKPSDLVVHLSHGIGLYRGMELIEKGGHGQEHLVIEFAGGTTIYVPAARIGLIQRYVGGSKTRPRLAKIGGVSWAKNRKSAEAAVHDMASELLEVQAVRSSRVGLVFDVDSHWQHQFDAIFPYTETPDQLLAIEALKEDMQQPRPMDRLICGDVGYGKTEVAMRAAFKAVDSGFQVAVLVPTTVLAEQHHHSFVTRMAEFPFDIAKLSRFVPAAEQRDTIKRIRSGNVDIVIGTHRLASKDVVFDNLGLVIIDEEQRFGVAVKERLKTRHSNVDVLTLSATPIPRTLHMALVGVRDISNLETPPEDRMPVETNVGRWDDKVIRDAIVRELNRGGQLYFVHNRISDMEKIANRIRQIVPEVRIGMGHGQMAEGELEKVMVGFIDRQFDLLLATTIIESGLDISNANTIFVNEADRYGLADLHQLRGRVGRYKNQAYCHLLVDRNKFLTPEAAKRLRAIEEFSQMGAGFAISMRDLEIRGAGNLLGTQQSGHIAAIGYELYCQLLEDAVRQAQNLPPKLSAEVDIDLPVEAYLPPSYVSDMRHKIDLYRRIARIDGAGQITAIREELHDRFGPLPAPAERMLQLAELRLDAAIWLISSITQKQGFLVLNYSDPARMEQLVRQNKGKTPVRIVDKRQAYVPVKDIDTNDPTGVAWLKRARAVLHLG